The stretch of DNA CACTCCCTCAGCCGACCAGCGGTTTTCGATCAGAGGCTTTGCATTCCGAGCGATGAGGGGTTAACATCCGCAACCCTTAAAAACCGACGACCTCAGCCGCGATTTTTGCGACGAGAACGTTGACCCCGGTAATGAATGAAGGTAGCTCTGGATGCCAGCCGTCAAAGTTAAAGAGAACGAACCCTTCGACGTAGCTCTGCGTCGTTTCAAGCGCTCCTGCGAAAAAGCCGGTGTTCTGGCTGAAGTTCGTAGCCGCGAATTTTACGAGAAGCCGACTTCCGAGCGTAAGCGCAAAGCAGCTGCTGCTGTTAAGCGTCACGCCAAGAAAGTTCAGCGCGAACAGCGCCGCGCCGTACGTCTGTACTAATACACAGACGTTCGCTGCAAGCTTCTGCCAAGCCCGGCCCTCAGCCGGGCTAATGGCATTTGCGGACAACGCTTGATGCTTCACCGTCAACGCCGCGCATGCGACCGAGACAATCCGCTTCACCACGTCAGACCTGGCTTCCTGCCAGCGGTGCACGTCTCTTCTGACGAGCCTTCCAAGGCTACTGACGAGCACACTTTATTCTGATTCCTCAACAGACTCAGCCCAAGGCGCCCTTCTCCAGCGCCCGCTTATGAGCCATCCGAGACCTGTCGGACTCAGAGCAATATCTTCAAATAGTCGAAGACTGATTGAAACTAACGTCAGTGGACTTTCGGCAGATACACTTCCCGATAGCGATCAAGCCGACGACAGATGGTCGAACGCGCAGCCGTTGCGTCTCGAACAACCCACTTTCGAAGCCTTCGCATTGGTCCAATTCTTTCGCGCAGTGATGACGAGAACGCCATGGCCGGGCTGATTCCCCAGAGCTTTATTGACGACCTTCTGAACCGCACCGACATCGTCGATGTTGTCAGCTCGCGCCTGCAGATGAAAAAGGCCGGCAAGAACTACACCGCCTGCTGCCCGTTCCACAAGGAAAAGACCCCCTCCTTCAGCGTCAGCCCCGACAAGCAGTTTTACTACTGCTTCGGCTGTGGCGCGGGCGGCAACGCCCTCGGTTTCATCATGGACCACGACAACCTGGACTTCCCCCAGGCAGTCGAGGAACTGGCCAAAGCCGCCGGCATGGAGATCCCGCGCGAGGAAAGCGGCCGCTCGCACAAGCCCCGGCAGCCAACCGACTCGCCGCTCTACCCGCTGCTGAGCGCCGCCGCCGATTACTATCGCCAGGCCCTGAAAAGCCATCCGGCCCGCAAGGCCGCGGTCGACTACCTCAAGGGGCGCGGCCTGACCGGCGAGATCGCCCGCGACTTCGGCCTCGGTTTTGCACCGCCCGGCTGGGACAACCTGTTCAAGCACCTGAGCAGCGACACCCTGCAGCAGAAAGCCATGATCGACGCCGGCCTGCTGATCGAAAATGCCGAAACCGGCAAACGCTACGATCGCTTTCGCGACCGGGTGATGTTTCCGATCCGCGACAGCCGCGGCCGGATCATCGCCTTTGGTGGCCGGGTACTGGGCGACGACAAACCGAAGTACCTGAACTCGCCGGAAACGCCGGTTTTTCACAAGGGGCAGGAGCTTTACGGCCTGTTCGAAGCCCGCAAGAACAACCGCAACCTCGACGAAATCATCGTCGTCGAAGGCTACATGGACGTGATTGCCCTCGCCCAACAAGGCCTGCGTAACGCCGTTGCGACCCTGGGTACCGCCACCAGCGAAGAACACCTCAAGCGCCTGTTCCGTATCGTGCCCAGCGTCCTGTTCTGTTTCGACGGCGACCAGGCCGGGCGCAAGGCCGCCTGGCGCGCGCTGGAGGCGACCCTGTCCAGCCTGCAGGACGGTCGCCGGGCGCGTTTTCTGTTTCTTCCCGAAGGGGAAGATCCGGATACCCTGGTCCGCTCCGAAGGCACCGACGCCTTTCGCGCACGCATCAATCAACACGCTCAACCGCTGGCCGACTACTTCTTCCAGCAACTGACGGACGAAGCCGATCCACGCTCGCTCGAGGGCAAGGCCCACCTGGCCACCCTGGCTGCACCGTTGATCGACAAGGTCCCCGGAGCCAACCTGCGGACCCTGATGCGCCAGCGCCTCAGTGAAATTACCGGCCTCAACAACGAGACCGTCAACCAGTTGGTGCACAGCGCCCCACAAGAAGCGCCGCCGGCGTACGACGCCGGCATCGATTACGACGCCATGCCGGACTATGCCGACTACCACGAGCCGCAAGAAGCCTATGTGCCGCAGCAGGAATGGACGCCGAAGAAAAGCGGTGCCGGCGGCAAGAAGTGGGAGAACAAGCCGTGGGACAAAAAGGGCAAGCGTAATGGCGATCGCGATCAACCACGTGCCCCGCGCGTTCCGGCCGCCGTCGAACCTCCTACACTGTCAGCCCTTCGAACATTGCTGCATCACCCGCAACTGGCCGAGAAAGTTGAAGACGCCGGGCATTTCGCCGCCGACGACAACACCAATACCCAGTTGCTGGTCGCCCTGATCGAAGCCGTGCAGAAAAATCCTAAGCTACGCTCTATTCATCAACTGATGGCGCGTTGGCACGGCACGGAGCAAGGCCGCCTGATCAAGGCGCTGGCAGAAAAGGAATGGTTGATTGAGGGCGATAACCTTGAACAACAGTTTTTCGACACCATTAAAAGCTTGTCCGCTCGCCAAAGTGAGCGTGCTTTGGAACAACTTCTCAGGAAATCGCGTCAAAGCGAATTGAGTGGCGAAGAAAAAATTCAGCTACTTGAGCTTTTAAAACGCAATGTTCCCGCATCAAACCCGACCTCAACTGGCGCGTGAGGTCATAGCTCGGGTATAATCCTCGGCTTGTTTTTTGCCCGCCAAGACCTTCAGTGGATAGGGTGTTATGTCCGGAAAAGCGCAACAGCAGTCTCGCCTCAAAGAGTTGATCAGCCGTGGTCGTGAGCAGGGTTACCTGACTTACGCGGAGGTCAACGACCACCTGCCGGAGGATATTTCAGATCCGGAACAGGTGGAAGACATCATCCGCATGATCAACGACATGGGGATCAACGTATTCGAGAGTGCTCCGGATGCGGATGCCCTTTTGTTGGCCGAAGCCGATACCGACGAAGCAGCAGCTGAAGAAGCCGCCGCAGCGTTGGCGGCAGTGGAAACCGACATTGGTCGCACTACCGACCCAGTGCGTATGTACATGCGCGAAATGGGTACGGTAGAGCTGCTCACACGTGAAGGCGAAATCGAAATCGCCAAGCGTATCGAAGAGGGCATCCGTGAAGTGATGGGCGCGATCGCGCACTTCCCTGGCACGGTTGAGCACATCCTCTCCGAATACACTCGCGTCACCACCGAAGGTGGTCGCCTGTCCGACGTCCTGAGCGGTTACATCGACCCGGACGACGGCATCGCGCCGCCTGCCGCCGAAGTACCACCGCCTGTCGATGCCAAGGCCGCGAAAGCGGACGACGACACCGACGACGATGACGCCGAAGCCAGTGACGACGAAGAAGAAGCCGAAAGCGGTCCGGATCCGGTCATCGCAGCCCAGCGCTTTGGCGCCGTTGCCGACCAGATGGAAATCACCCGCAAGGCGCTGAAAAAGCACGGTCGTGAACACAAGCAAGCCCTGGCTGAAATGCTGGCCCTGGCTGAACTGTTCATGCCGATCAAACTGGTTCCGAAGCAATTCGAAGGCCTGGTTGAACGCGTTCGTAGCGCCCTGGATCGCCTGCGTCAGCAAGAGCGCGCGATCATGCAGCTCTGTGTTCGTGATGCTCGCATGCCACGCGCCGACTTCCTGCGCCAGTTCCCTGGCAATGAAGTGGACGAAAGCTGGTCCGACGCACTGGCCAAAGGCAAGGCCAAGTACGCCGAAGCCATCGGTCGCCTGCAGCCGGACATCATTCGTTGCCAGCAGAAGCTGACCGCGCTCGAGACCGAGACCGGCCTGACGATCGCCGAGATCAAGGACATCAACCGTCGCATGTCGATCGGCGAGGCCAAGGCCCGTCGCGCGAAGAAAGAGATGGTCGAAGCCAACTTGCGTCTGGTGATCTCCATCGCCAAGAAGTACACCAACCGTGGCCTGCAGTTCCTCGACCTGATCCAGGAAGGCAACATCGGCTTGATGAAAGCGGTAGACAAGTTCGAATACCGTCGCGGCTACAAGTTCTCGACTTATGCCACCTGGTGGATCCGTCAGGCGATCACTCGCTCGATCGCCGACCAGGCCCGCACCATCCGTATTCCGGTGCACATGATCGAGACGATCAACAAGCTCAACCGTATTTCCCGGCAGATGCTGCAGGAAATGGGCCGCGAACCGACCCCGGAAGAGCTGGGCGAACGCATGGAAATGCCTGAGGACAAGATCCGCAAGGTATTGAAGATCGCTAAAGAGCCGATCTCCATGGAAACCCCGATCGGTGATGACGAAGACTCCCATCTGGGCGACTTCATCGAAGACTCGACCATGCAGTCGCCAATCGATGTCGCTACCGTTGAGAGCCTCAAGGAAGCGACTCGCGAAGTACTCTCCGGCCTCACTGCCCGTGAAGCCAAGGTACTGCGCATGCGCTTCGGTATCGACATGAATACCGACCATACCCTCGAGGAAGTCGGTAAGCAGTTCGACGTTACCCGTGAGCGGATTCGCCAGATCGAAGCCAAGGCGCTGCGCAAGCTGCGCCACCCGACGAGAAGCGAGCACCTGCGCTCCTTCCTCGACGAGTAATACCAAGACCCCCAGCCCTGCTGGGGGTCTTGTTTTGTGCAGTTTAAAACTCCCCGCGCTTCACTCCCTCCGGATTGCCCGTCTACACTCGAAACATTCCCCGTGTCATAACGAGACCGTTATGCCCAGACTGCCGACCGTGCTGGTGCTGTCGCTGCTCGCCTGGACCGCAACGGCTGGCGCACTGACGCTCACCGATGAAGAACGTGGCTGGCTTTCCGCCCATCCGGAATTGCGCCTGGGCGTCGACGCTTCGTGGCCGCCCTTCGAATATCGCGATGAGGAAGGGCGCTACCAGGGCCTGGCGGCGGACTATATCCATCTGATCCAGGATCGCCTGGCGATCACGCTCAAGCCGATAGAACCCGCCAGCTGGAGCGAAGTGCTCGAAGCCGCGAAAAAGGGCAAGCTGGACCTGCTGCCAGGCATCATGTCGACCCCGGAGCGGCAAAACTATCTGGCCTTCACCCGTCCGTACCTCGACTTCCCCATCGTGATCCTGGCCCATAAAGGCGGCGCGCAACCTCGCAAGCTCCAGGACCTGTACGGCCTGAAGATCGCCGTCGTGGAGAATTACGCCCCCCATGAACTGCTGCGCACCCACCATCCCGACCTGAACTTGGTCGCCCTGCCCAATGTGAGTTCGGCCTTGCAAGCGCTGGCCCTCAATCAGGTCGATGCCGTGGTCGGCGACCTGGCTTCCAGTGTCTGGAGCCTGCGGCAGTTGAAGCTCGACGGGCTCTATGTCAGTGGCGAGACGCCCTACCGCTATCAGCTGGCCATGGGCGTCCCCCGCGACAGCAAGATACTGGTAAGCATTCTCGACAAGGTGCTGGCTGACATAAGCCCGGCGGAGGTCAACGAGATCCAGCAGCGCTGGGTGGGCAATGTGCTCGACCACCGTTCGTTCTGGTCGGACCTGCTGTTCTATGGCCTGCCAGGGCTGCTCCTGCTGTTTGCCATTCTGGCGGCAGTGATCCGCATCAATCGCCGGCTGAGCTCCGAGATCGCAAGGCGCGTGGCCCTGGAACAGGAGCTGCGCAGCAGCGAATACCATTACCGCGGCCTGGTCGAAAGCCTGTCGGCAATCGCCTGGGAAGCGCGTATCAGCGACTTCACCTACAGCTACGTGTCGCCCCATGCCGAGCAATTGCTGGGTTATCCCCTTTCGCACTGGCTGATTCCCGGGTTCTGGAGAAACATCATCCACCCCGCCGACCTGACGCGCGCCCAGCACTTCTGCGACCACGAAGTCCTGGCCGGGCGCGATCACAGCCTGGATTACCGAGTGATCACCGCTGATGGCCGCTGCCTGTGGGTTCGCGACATCGTCAGCCTGATCGAGCATGGGCATGAACCGATCATGCGCGGCTTGATGATCGACATCAGCGAGACAAAACGCACCGAAGAGGCCCTGCAGCTCTCGGAACAGAAATTCGCCTCGGTCTTCCAACAGTGCCCGGACATCCTGGTCATTGCCCGCCTGTCGGATGGCTGCCTGCTGGAGGTCAACGAAGCGTTCGAGGAACAGATCGGCCTGAGTGCCGAGCAAGTCATCGGCCAAACGGCCACCGAGCTGAATATCTGGGGTATTCAGGGCGTCGGCCCTGGGCTGCTGCAACGCTTGCAGGCCGGCAGTATCCGTAACCTGGAAATGCCCTTTCGGCGCAGCAACGGCCAGCTGTTCACCGGGCTGATCTCCGCCGAACCCTTCGACCTCGACACTACGCCCGCCCTGGTCGTGGTGGTTCGCGATATCAGCCAGTTGAAGGAAACCCAACAGCAGCTGCAAACCTCAGAAGAGAAGTTCGCCAAGGCTTTTCACGCCTCGCCGGACGGCCTGCTGCTAAGCCGCCAGCGCGACGGCTTGCTGATAGAGGTCAACGAAGGTTTCAGTCGTATCACCGGCTTCAATAGCGCCATGTCCGTCGACCGTTCCACGCTGGAGCTGGGCATCTGGGTCAACCTCAACGAGCGCCGGCAGATGCTCGACCTGATGCAGCGGGATGGCTTCGTGCGCGACTTCAGCTGCCATATTCGCCGCAATGACGGTCAGATCCGCCTCTGCGAGCTCTCGAGCCGGCCGCTGCCGATCGGCGACGAAGACTGCATGCTGACCATCGCCCGCGACATCACCGAGCGCCACCTGATGCAGGAGAAGCTGCAACAGGCCGCCACCGTGTTCGAGAGCACCGCTGAAGGCGTACTGATCACCGACACCCAGCAGCACATCAGCGCGGTCAATCGGGCATTCACCGAAATCACCGGCTACAGCGAAACCGAGGCCCTGGGCCACACTCCGCGCCTGCTGGCTTCCGGCCTGCATGACAGCGCCTTTTACGCCGCCATGTGGCACCAACTGACCGCCGAAGGTCATTGGCAAGGGGAAATCTGCAATCGGCGCAAAAATGGCGAGCTGTACCCCAGCTGGCTGACCATCAGCGCGGTGCGTAACAAAGACCGGTTCATCACCCACTTCGTCGCGGTATTCGCCGATATCTCCAGCCTCAAGCACGCCCAGGCCAAGCTCGATTACCAGGCGCACCACGATCCGCTGACCGGCCTGCCGAACCGTACCCTGTTCGAAAGCCGCCTGCTGACTGCCCTCAACAACCAGCAGGAGAATGGTGGACAGGGCGCCGTGCTGTTTCTCGACCTGGACCGCTTCAAGCACATCAACGACAGCCTCGGCCACCCGGTCGGCGACCTGCTGCTCAAGGGCATTGCCGTGCGCCTGAAAGAACAACTGCGGGATATCGACACCGTGGCCCGCCTGGGTGGCGACGAGTTCATCATCCTGCTACCCGGGCTGCAGCAGCCCAGCGATGCCGACCACATCGCCAACAAGCTGCTGAACTGCTTCACCGCGCCGTTCCAGGCCGGCGAGCACGAGTTTTTCATCAGTGCCAGCATCGGTACCAGCCTCTACCCCAAGGACGGTTGCGACGTGGCCACCCTGGTCAAGAATGCCGACGCCGCCATGTACCGCTCCAAGGCCAAGGGCCGCAACCGGGTCGAAAGCTATACCCGCGACCTGACCGCCCAGGCCAGCGAGCGCGTGGCCCTGGAACATGAATTGCGGCGGGCCATCGAACGCAACGAGCTGTATCTCTACTACCAACCCAAGATCAGGCTGGGCGACCAGGAGCTGGTGGGCGCCGAAGCCCTGATTCGCTGGCATCACCCGACCTTCGGCGATGTCCCGCCCGAACACTTCATCCCCCTGGCCGAAGAGAACGGCATGATCCTGCAGATCGGCGACTGGGTGCTGGAACACGCCTGCCAACAGCTGCGCAAGTGGAACGAGCGCTACGACAGCTTCGGCCCGCTCTCGGTCAACCTCGCCGGCGCCCAGTTGCGCCAGCCGAACCTGCTGGGGCGGATTGAACAACTGCTGAAAGACAACCGCCTCAAACCCGGCTTCCTGCAACTGGAAATTACCGAGAACTTCATCATGAGCCAGGCCGAGGAAGCCCTGGCGGTCCTGCACCAGCTCAAGCGCCTGGGCGTCCAGCTGGCCATCGACGATTTCGGTACCGGCTACTCGTCCCTGAGCTACCTCAAGCGCCTGCCGCTGGATTTCCTGAAAATCGATCAATCTTTCGTCCGTGGCCTGCCCGACGACCCCCACGATGTGGCGATCGTACGGGCCATCATCGCCCTGGGCCGCAGCATGCAATTCACCGTGATCGCCGAAGGCGTGGAAACCCATGACCAGCAGGTATTCCTCGGGAACGAAGGCTGCGAACAGATCCAGGGCTACGTCATCAGCCTGCCGCTGAGCGCCGACGAATTCGCTGCGACCTTTCTACGCCTTCCCGTTTCGGATTTTTCGGATAGCACAGCCGAGAAACCGTCGCTATAATCCGCGGCCTACTGAGGGCCTATAGCTCAGTCGGTTAGAGCAGAGGACTCATAATCCTTTGGTCCACGGTTCGAGTCCGTGTGGGCCCACCATCTTTGAAAGCCGCGCATTGCGCGGCTTTCGCGTATTCAACGCGCTGCAAATCCCTCCATTCGGCCGCCAGGCCAGCAAAACGCCCGATCGTTTTTTCCAAGAAATCAGCCCTACCGCACAACTATTAAAAACCGCGGCGGTCATAACC from Pseudomonas chlororaphis subsp. chlororaphis encodes:
- a CDS encoding bifunctional diguanylate cyclase/phosphodiesterase, which encodes MPRLPTVLVLSLLAWTATAGALTLTDEERGWLSAHPELRLGVDASWPPFEYRDEEGRYQGLAADYIHLIQDRLAITLKPIEPASWSEVLEAAKKGKLDLLPGIMSTPERQNYLAFTRPYLDFPIVILAHKGGAQPRKLQDLYGLKIAVVENYAPHELLRTHHPDLNLVALPNVSSALQALALNQVDAVVGDLASSVWSLRQLKLDGLYVSGETPYRYQLAMGVPRDSKILVSILDKVLADISPAEVNEIQQRWVGNVLDHRSFWSDLLFYGLPGLLLLFAILAAVIRINRRLSSEIARRVALEQELRSSEYHYRGLVESLSAIAWEARISDFTYSYVSPHAEQLLGYPLSHWLIPGFWRNIIHPADLTRAQHFCDHEVLAGRDHSLDYRVITADGRCLWVRDIVSLIEHGHEPIMRGLMIDISETKRTEEALQLSEQKFASVFQQCPDILVIARLSDGCLLEVNEAFEEQIGLSAEQVIGQTATELNIWGIQGVGPGLLQRLQAGSIRNLEMPFRRSNGQLFTGLISAEPFDLDTTPALVVVVRDISQLKETQQQLQTSEEKFAKAFHASPDGLLLSRQRDGLLIEVNEGFSRITGFNSAMSVDRSTLELGIWVNLNERRQMLDLMQRDGFVRDFSCHIRRNDGQIRLCELSSRPLPIGDEDCMLTIARDITERHLMQEKLQQAATVFESTAEGVLITDTQQHISAVNRAFTEITGYSETEALGHTPRLLASGLHDSAFYAAMWHQLTAEGHWQGEICNRRKNGELYPSWLTISAVRNKDRFITHFVAVFADISSLKHAQAKLDYQAHHDPLTGLPNRTLFESRLLTALNNQQENGGQGAVLFLDLDRFKHINDSLGHPVGDLLLKGIAVRLKEQLRDIDTVARLGGDEFIILLPGLQQPSDADHIANKLLNCFTAPFQAGEHEFFISASIGTSLYPKDGCDVATLVKNADAAMYRSKAKGRNRVESYTRDLTAQASERVALEHELRRAIERNELYLYYQPKIRLGDQELVGAEALIRWHHPTFGDVPPEHFIPLAEENGMILQIGDWVLEHACQQLRKWNERYDSFGPLSVNLAGAQLRQPNLLGRIEQLLKDNRLKPGFLQLEITENFIMSQAEEALAVLHQLKRLGVQLAIDDFGTGYSSLSYLKRLPLDFLKIDQSFVRGLPDDPHDVAIVRAIIALGRSMQFTVIAEGVETHDQQVFLGNEGCEQIQGYVISLPLSADEFAATFLRLPVSDFSDSTAEKPSL
- the dnaG gene encoding DNA primase; translation: MAGLIPQSFIDDLLNRTDIVDVVSSRLQMKKAGKNYTACCPFHKEKTPSFSVSPDKQFYYCFGCGAGGNALGFIMDHDNLDFPQAVEELAKAAGMEIPREESGRSHKPRQPTDSPLYPLLSAAADYYRQALKSHPARKAAVDYLKGRGLTGEIARDFGLGFAPPGWDNLFKHLSSDTLQQKAMIDAGLLIENAETGKRYDRFRDRVMFPIRDSRGRIIAFGGRVLGDDKPKYLNSPETPVFHKGQELYGLFEARKNNRNLDEIIVVEGYMDVIALAQQGLRNAVATLGTATSEEHLKRLFRIVPSVLFCFDGDQAGRKAAWRALEATLSSLQDGRRARFLFLPEGEDPDTLVRSEGTDAFRARINQHAQPLADYFFQQLTDEADPRSLEGKAHLATLAAPLIDKVPGANLRTLMRQRLSEITGLNNETVNQLVHSAPQEAPPAYDAGIDYDAMPDYADYHEPQEAYVPQQEWTPKKSGAGGKKWENKPWDKKGKRNGDRDQPRAPRVPAAVEPPTLSALRTLLHHPQLAEKVEDAGHFAADDNTNTQLLVALIEAVQKNPKLRSIHQLMARWHGTEQGRLIKALAEKEWLIEGDNLEQQFFDTIKSLSARQSERALEQLLRKSRQSELSGEEKIQLLELLKRNVPASNPTSTGA
- the rpsU gene encoding 30S ribosomal protein S21; the protein is MPAVKVKENEPFDVALRRFKRSCEKAGVLAEVRSREFYEKPTSERKRKAAAAVKRHAKKVQREQRRAVRLY
- the rpoD gene encoding RNA polymerase sigma factor RpoD; this encodes MSGKAQQQSRLKELISRGREQGYLTYAEVNDHLPEDISDPEQVEDIIRMINDMGINVFESAPDADALLLAEADTDEAAAEEAAAALAAVETDIGRTTDPVRMYMREMGTVELLTREGEIEIAKRIEEGIREVMGAIAHFPGTVEHILSEYTRVTTEGGRLSDVLSGYIDPDDGIAPPAAEVPPPVDAKAAKADDDTDDDDAEASDDEEEAESGPDPVIAAQRFGAVADQMEITRKALKKHGREHKQALAEMLALAELFMPIKLVPKQFEGLVERVRSALDRLRQQERAIMQLCVRDARMPRADFLRQFPGNEVDESWSDALAKGKAKYAEAIGRLQPDIIRCQQKLTALETETGLTIAEIKDINRRMSIGEAKARRAKKEMVEANLRLVISIAKKYTNRGLQFLDLIQEGNIGLMKAVDKFEYRRGYKFSTYATWWIRQAITRSIADQARTIRIPVHMIETINKLNRISRQMLQEMGREPTPEELGERMEMPEDKIRKVLKIAKEPISMETPIGDDEDSHLGDFIEDSTMQSPIDVATVESLKEATREVLSGLTAREAKVLRMRFGIDMNTDHTLEEVGKQFDVTRERIRQIEAKALRKLRHPTRSEHLRSFLDE